The Anaerobaca lacustris sequence CCGAGGACAAGAACATCGACGCGGTGAGCGTTTCGACGCCCGACCACATCCACGCCGTCGCCTCGATGGCGGCGATGCAGCGGGGCAAGCACGTCTACTGCCAGAAGCCGCTCTGTCACAACGTATACGAGGTGCGTCGTCTGACGATGGCGGCTCGCGAGCACGGTGTCGTGACGCAGATGGGGACCCAGCTTCACGCGACGACGGAAATGAAGACGATGGTCGAGATGATCCAGTCCGGCCTGATCGGCAAGGTGCACAAGGTGGACCTCTGGAGCGGCAAGAACTGGGGCGGCGGCACGCGTCCGACCGACACGCCGCCGGTGCCCGAGACGCTCGACTGGGACCTGTGGCTCGGACCGGCCGCCTACCGGCCGTATCACCCGACCTATCTTCCCGGAAACTGGCGGCGATGGTGGGACTTCGGCACCGGGACGCTCGGCGACATGGGCTGCCACATCATCGACCCGGCCTGGTGGGCCCTCGATCTCGATGCGCCGGCGACCATCGAAGCGCAGCCCGGGCCGTTCAGCGACGAGACGTATCCGACCAAGACGATCATCACGTGGGAATTCCCGGCCCGTGGAGACCGTCCGGCGGTGACGGTGCGATGGTTTGACGGGGACAATCGTCCGCCGCGACCGGATGAGCTGGAAGAGGGGCGCAACCTGCCCGATCAGGGCGGTCTGTATTACGGCGACAAGGGGACGCTCCTGCTGCCACACGGCAGTCGGCCGGAGCTGATTCCGTACTCGAAGATGCGCGGGATCAAGATGCCCGATCCGTGGATTCGGCGGTTCAAGCAGGGGGCCAACGGCCACTACCTCGAATGGGTCGAGGCGTGCAAGGGCGGGCCCAAACCCCTGTCGAATTTCGACTACGCCGGTCCATTGACCGAGGCGATCCTGCTGGGCAACATCGCCGCCAAGGCCGGTCGGAAGATCGAATGGGACAGCGCGGCGATGAAGGTCACGAACATGCCGGAAGTGAACGAGCATCTGCGCCGGCGGTATCGCCAGGGATGGACCCTGTAGCGAAG is a genomic window containing:
- a CDS encoding Gfo/Idh/MocA family protein, whose translation is MKDGQITRRRFLGSAAAVAAFTVVPRHVLGGANHVAPSDKLNIACIGVGGMGASDVGQFAGENIVALCDVDWRHAAGTFERFPEARKYRDFRKMLDAEDKNIDAVSVSTPDHIHAVASMAAMQRGKHVYCQKPLCHNVYEVRRLTMAAREHGVVTQMGTQLHATTEMKTMVEMIQSGLIGKVHKVDLWSGKNWGGGTRPTDTPPVPETLDWDLWLGPAAYRPYHPTYLPGNWRRWWDFGTGTLGDMGCHIIDPAWWALDLDAPATIEAQPGPFSDETYPTKTIITWEFPARGDRPAVTVRWFDGDNRPPRPDELEEGRNLPDQGGLYYGDKGTLLLPHGSRPELIPYSKMRGIKMPDPWIRRFKQGANGHYLEWVEACKGGPKPLSNFDYAGPLTEAILLGNIAAKAGRKIEWDSAAMKVTNMPEVNEHLRRRYRQGWTL